From a single Sphingobium lignivorans genomic region:
- a CDS encoding FAD-dependent oxidoreductase, with protein MSKNVIVIGGGVVGLAAAAALVEAGHQVRVIAPLSDSQPASWGNAGHIAVEQVEPLASRAAIRSVPRRLFWRGGALSLPVASLATWLPFTLRLVRAAAPSRFEAGKTALRGLLAASLPAWRRLTQRMETPDLLREDGHFILWEKHESALRGEAAWSAVDTGEAHFRRASVDELAHLGNLILPKPADAIRFEGSAHIADLGLCLDALRRLVERSGGEMRDGRASALASGPSGGVLVTLETGECLEADHALLCAGARSSELMRPLGYHVPMIDERGYHVEAPVTAAQWPEHLPPIVFEDRQMIVTRFRDKLRAASFVELSRPGAPADPAKWQRLEDHIAALGLPIGKDATRWMGSRPTLPDYLPAIGRCSRHPAIFHAFGHQHLGLTLAAVTADIVADMIAGKAPPPALSLDRF; from the coding sequence GTGTCGAAGAATGTCATCGTGATTGGCGGCGGGGTGGTCGGGTTGGCCGCAGCCGCTGCATTAGTGGAAGCCGGCCATCAGGTTCGCGTGATCGCCCCTCTCAGCGACTCGCAGCCAGCGAGCTGGGGCAATGCCGGGCACATCGCTGTCGAGCAAGTCGAACCGCTCGCATCGCGGGCTGCGATCCGCTCCGTTCCGCGACGCCTTTTCTGGCGGGGCGGCGCCTTGTCCCTACCTGTCGCGAGCCTCGCGACATGGCTCCCCTTCACGCTGCGGTTGGTGCGCGCAGCCGCGCCTTCCCGGTTCGAAGCGGGCAAGACGGCGCTGCGAGGCTTGCTCGCCGCGTCCCTCCCGGCCTGGCGGCGCCTCACGCAGCGGATGGAAACTCCCGATCTCCTGCGGGAAGATGGTCACTTCATCCTTTGGGAAAAGCATGAATCCGCCCTCAGGGGTGAGGCGGCCTGGAGCGCCGTCGACACGGGCGAAGCGCACTTCCGCAGAGCCAGCGTCGATGAACTCGCGCATCTCGGCAATCTCATCCTCCCCAAGCCAGCCGACGCGATCCGTTTCGAAGGCAGTGCCCATATTGCCGATCTCGGGCTTTGCCTGGACGCGCTTCGCAGACTCGTCGAGCGGAGCGGCGGCGAGATGCGGGACGGACGCGCCAGCGCCCTTGCATCCGGGCCTTCGGGCGGGGTCTTGGTCACGCTCGAAACCGGCGAATGCCTCGAGGCGGATCATGCCCTGCTCTGCGCGGGCGCGCGTTCATCCGAGCTGATGCGCCCGCTCGGCTACCATGTCCCGATGATCGACGAACGGGGTTATCATGTCGAGGCGCCGGTCACCGCCGCGCAATGGCCGGAACATCTGCCGCCCATCGTCTTCGAGGACCGGCAGATGATCGTGACGCGCTTCAGGGACAAGCTGCGCGCGGCGAGCTTCGTGGAACTCTCGAGGCCGGGCGCCCCCGCCGATCCGGCCAAATGGCAACGGCTAGAGGACCATATCGCAGCACTCGGCCTCCCGATCGGCAAGGACGCAACGCGCTGGATGGGCTCGCGCCCTACCCTTCCCGATTATCTGCCGGCCATCGGCCGGTGCTCGCGCCATCCCGCCATCTTCCATGCCTTCGGGCATCAGCATCTCGGCTTGACGCTGGCCGCCGTCACGGCCGACATAGTGGCCGACATGATCGCCGGAAAAGCGCCACCCCCGGCGCTCTCCCTCGATCGCTTCTGA